A genomic stretch from Solanum stenotomum isolate F172 chromosome 8, ASM1918654v1, whole genome shotgun sequence includes:
- the LOC125873153 gene encoding uncharacterized protein LOC125873153 isoform X2, which translates to MTISVESSSPASLNKGSSSLMGSSPIYSPSSDKRFWSNLRSRVDTLLENRENHNPAQKLDGAEDRSKRMKEDAMLLLRGFDSVSSSLSLLSNNLENALQGARDLAKPPTLTDILHCTMEKASRENQSKEGKHEGDEENEETEEGNKGLKRKLDECSEDSQQDDDTKKENGQVLKHIGKFKKAKNLAISMASKAATLARELKSMRSDLRFMQERSALLEEENRRLRDGFDTGIPPEEDDLVRLQMEALLAEKSRLANENANLNRENQCLRQLVEYHQLASEDLSASYEGLLRGMGLDISCSPEEHTEANDGSGAREKDLYGISKSLDDIYDDE; encoded by the exons ATGACAATCTCAGTAGAATCTTCATCCCCTGCTTCCCTTAACAAG GGTTCATCAAGCTTGATGGGTTCTTCACCAATTTACAGTCCATCATCAGATAAACGATTCTGGAGTAATCTTCGCAGTAGGGTAGATACTCTTCTTGAAAATCGTGAAAATCACAACCCTGCTCAAAAG CTCGATGGAGCAGAGGATCGATCGAAGAGGATGAAGGAAGATGCTATGCTTTTACTAAGAGGATTTGATTCAGTATCTTCCTCTCTTTCACTGTTATCTAACAATCTGGAAAATGCCCTTCAG GGAGCAAGGGATCTAGCAAAACCACCCACATTGACAGATATACTTCATTGCACAATGGAGAAGGCAAGTCGAGAAAACCAATCAAAGGAAGGTAAACATGAGGGAGATGAAGAAAACGAAGAGACTGAAGAAGGAAACAAAGGATTGAAGAGGAAATTGGACGAATGCTCGGAGGATTCACAACAAGATGATgataccaaaaaagaaaatgggCAGGTCTTGAAACATATTGGGAAGTTCAAGAAAGCCAAAAAT CTTGCGATTTCCATGGCGTCAAAAGCAGCCACGTTAGCTCGAGAACTGAAATCAATGAGATCAGACTTGCGCTTTATGCAAGAACGTTCTGCTCTTTTGGAGGAGGAGAATAGAAGGCTTCGTGATGGCTTTGACACTGGGATACCACCAGAAGAAGACGACCTG GTGAGGCTCCAAATGGAGGCACTTCTAGCTGAAAAATCCAGGCTTGCAAATGAAAATGCAAACTTGAATAGGGAGAACCAGTGCCTTAGACAACTTGTTGAGTACCACCAGTTGGCCTCAGAAGATCTCTCTGCGTCCTACGAAGGCTTACTTAGGGGAATGGGATTGGATATTTCATGTTCACCTGAGGAACATACTGAGGCAAATGATGGATCCGGAGCACGTGAAAAAGATCTATATGGAATTTCCAAATCCCTTGACGATATCTATGATGATGAATGA
- the LOC125873153 gene encoding uncharacterized protein LOC125873153 isoform X1, with translation MTISVESSSPASLNKGSSSLMGSSPIYSPSSDKRFWSNLRSRVDTLLENRENHNPAQKQLDGAEDRSKRMKEDAMLLLRGFDSVSSSLSLLSNNLENALQGARDLAKPPTLTDILHCTMEKASRENQSKEGKHEGDEENEETEEGNKGLKRKLDECSEDSQQDDDTKKENGQVLKHIGKFKKAKNLAISMASKAATLARELKSMRSDLRFMQERSALLEEENRRLRDGFDTGIPPEEDDLVRLQMEALLAEKSRLANENANLNRENQCLRQLVEYHQLASEDLSASYEGLLRGMGLDISCSPEEHTEANDGSGAREKDLYGISKSLDDIYDDE, from the exons ATGACAATCTCAGTAGAATCTTCATCCCCTGCTTCCCTTAACAAG GGTTCATCAAGCTTGATGGGTTCTTCACCAATTTACAGTCCATCATCAGATAAACGATTCTGGAGTAATCTTCGCAGTAGGGTAGATACTCTTCTTGAAAATCGTGAAAATCACAACCCTGCTCAAAAG CAGCTCGATGGAGCAGAGGATCGATCGAAGAGGATGAAGGAAGATGCTATGCTTTTACTAAGAGGATTTGATTCAGTATCTTCCTCTCTTTCACTGTTATCTAACAATCTGGAAAATGCCCTTCAG GGAGCAAGGGATCTAGCAAAACCACCCACATTGACAGATATACTTCATTGCACAATGGAGAAGGCAAGTCGAGAAAACCAATCAAAGGAAGGTAAACATGAGGGAGATGAAGAAAACGAAGAGACTGAAGAAGGAAACAAAGGATTGAAGAGGAAATTGGACGAATGCTCGGAGGATTCACAACAAGATGATgataccaaaaaagaaaatgggCAGGTCTTGAAACATATTGGGAAGTTCAAGAAAGCCAAAAAT CTTGCGATTTCCATGGCGTCAAAAGCAGCCACGTTAGCTCGAGAACTGAAATCAATGAGATCAGACTTGCGCTTTATGCAAGAACGTTCTGCTCTTTTGGAGGAGGAGAATAGAAGGCTTCGTGATGGCTTTGACACTGGGATACCACCAGAAGAAGACGACCTG GTGAGGCTCCAAATGGAGGCACTTCTAGCTGAAAAATCCAGGCTTGCAAATGAAAATGCAAACTTGAATAGGGAGAACCAGTGCCTTAGACAACTTGTTGAGTACCACCAGTTGGCCTCAGAAGATCTCTCTGCGTCCTACGAAGGCTTACTTAGGGGAATGGGATTGGATATTTCATGTTCACCTGAGGAACATACTGAGGCAAATGATGGATCCGGAGCACGTGAAAAAGATCTATATGGAATTTCCAAATCCCTTGACGATATCTATGATGATGAATGA
- the LOC125873154 gene encoding protein FANTASTIC FOUR 3-like, with translation MSQNLEDVSSWSFIQILNNPSTYHHQLDYKEDDNDVNIHLSSLVMSTKSLEMCTESLGNETGCYFNESMEERDISHGIQRSKCREFKKRIKRTVNFPPPLTSISGNERVRIRSHREGGRLVLRAVSIHACSSYFKAERANGTLTLSWRNDGTSSKVAQLAEVENGEEANSCRKLTSEIGILRRCKEKSGSRIKGISNWGQFWVAIS, from the coding sequence ATGTctcaaaatcttgaagatgTGAGTAGTTGGAGCTTCATACAAATCCTCAACAATCCTTCTACCTACCATCATCAACTCGATTATAAAGAAGACGATAACGACGTCAACATTCACCTATCTTCTCTCGTCATGAGCACGAAAAGCTTGGAGATGTGCACGGAGAGCTTAGGAAACGAGACGGGTTGTTATTTCAACGAAAGCATGGAGGAAAGGGACATTTCTCATGGCATTCAACGATCAAAATGTCGAGAAttcaagaaaagaattaaaaggACAGTGAATTTCCCACCTCCGCTGACTTCAATCAGCGGAAATGAGAGGGTTAGAATAAGATCTCACCGTGAAGGCGGTCGTTTAGTGTTAAGAGCTGTAAGCATACATGCTTGCAGCTCTTACTTTAAAGCAGAGCGTGCCAATGGCACGCTCACACTTTCGTGGCGAAATGATGGTACTAGTAGTAAAGTTGCACAATTGGCTGAAGTTGAAAATGGTGAAGAGGCAAATAGTTGTAGAAAATTAACTAGTGAAATTGGGATACTAAGAAGGTGTAAAGAAAAAAGTGGAAGTAGAATTAAAGGGATTTCAAATTGGGGCCAATTTTGGGTGGCCATTTCCTAA
- the LOC125873344 gene encoding uncharacterized protein LOC125873344, whose product MADQSSNYPSHNSTQNHTNKPISSFLGSPRIFNGLLTRSLSDIGTIQTSRDRLYDSEIITSPNSLLDDMQNLNIGNPFGYDRKSPNPINKKPPIIKTTPNNMPRFQTSQDRLYDAECIVSSNSTLDGMQNHNLGNPFGYDRKPPNPFTKKPPNNKLESEITSTSQFQTSQNGNLFGYDRKSPNPITKKHSNNKMESESIGLALIDPKVTGEKFHVLFGAKLKVEIPCSIEVKNSTCGDLDEMESSEDYTCVITHGPNPKTTHIFDNCIIESSCGVRKLRENSCKVDHTKGKGI is encoded by the coding sequence TCAGAGTTCAAATTATCCATCTCACAATTCCACACAAAATCACACAAATAAACCAATTTCATCCTTCTTAGGTTCTCCAAGAATTTTTAATGGCCTTTTGACTAGAAGTCTATCTGACATTGGAACTATCCAAACAAGTCGAGATCGACTATATGACAGTGAAATTATCACTAGCCCAAATTCCCTTCTTGATGACATGCAAAATCTTAATATTGGGAATCCTTTTGGTTATGATAGAAAATCACCAAACCCCATCAATAAAAAGCCCCCAATCATTAAGACAACTCCAAACAACATGCCTCGATTTCAAACAAGTCAGGATCGACTGTATGATGCTGAATGCATTGTTAGCTCAAATTCGACACTTGATGGCATGCAAAATCACAATCTTGGAAACCCTTTTGGTTATGATAGAAAACCACCAAACCCCTTCACTAAAAAGCCTCCAAATAACAAGCTGGAATCAGAAATTACTTCTACGTCTCAGTTTCAAACAAGTCAGAATGGGAACCTTTTTGGTTATGATAGAAAATCACCAAACCCCATCACTAAAAAGCATTCAAATAACAAGATGGAATCAGAAAGCATTGGACTTGCTCTTATTGATCCAAAAGTAACTGGTGAAAAATTCCATGTCCTATTTGGAgcaaagttaaaagttgaaatcCCTTGTTCAATTGAGGTGAAAAATAGTACTTGTGGGGATTTAGATGAAATGGAGAGTTCAGAGGACTATACTTGTGTGATTACTCATGGTCCTAATCCAAAAACAACTCATATATTTGATAATTGCATTATTGAGAGCTCTTGTGGAGTTAGAAAGTTGAGGGAGAATTCTTGCAAAGTTGATCATACAAAGGGCAAAGGCATCTAA